Within the Candidatus Latescibacterota bacterium genome, the region GCCTTTCATCTCCTTGGCCAGCTTCAGCATAGGCATCGGGCAGGAAAGCCCCTTGCAATCCAGAGTCTTGTCGACATTAACGTCCATGTCCATTTGAAACCCTCCTTTTACTTTAGTAAGTCCTCAGTTCATTCATCCACTTTCAAAACATCCCGGAAAATCATCTGAATCCGGCAGAACACTCTCAAAACGAGCTTATTCATCAATATATCGCGCTACTTGGATATTTCTTTATCAGACTATTCAAATAGTACGATATATTTTATTAAAAAAAACAGGCTACGCTTTCTTCAACATCTTGATGATCCGGCGCACTTCAGGAATCTCTATCTTGTAGCAGACCCTCGTACCCTCCCTGCGGCTGGAAATGATGCCGGCATTTTTTAAGATCTTAAGATGTTGGGATATAGTCGATTGCGGAAGCCCCAGATTCCTCTGGATCAGGGAGACATTGCACCCGTTCCGCTGGAGTCGGTCAATGATCTCCATCCTGGCAGGATGCGAAACGGCCTTGAGGATCTCACTGCTTTTCCTGTAATCCATATAGCTTCCTGCCGTAAAAGCGCAAAATAAATCGCAAAACCTGCCCCGCGACTTTTAAGTAATAGTATATTTTTTGTGGTAAAGTCAACAAAATAATTCAGGGCTTAACTATTTTTATTCGGTGCTTAACTATTATTATTCGAGTCAGGTCACCGGAAGCTCAATGCCTTAAATATCAGGAGCCCCACCGGCGGTGAAGCTCCTGATACGATCTTCTTAGTTGCCGGTCAGTTCTTTTACCGCTTTTTCCAGCTCGTCGCCACGCAGGTTCTTATATCTTATAACACCTTCGCGGTCGAGAAGCAGAGTCGTAGGGATCGACGCAACAGCATATTTCTGACCGAGTTCAGACTTCCAGCCCTTTCCATCGAATATCTGGCGCCATTTTATGGATTTATTTTTTATATATTCGTCCAGCTTTGCTTTATTGTCGTCCATGGAGATACCGATGATCTCGAACCCCTTCGGATTGTATTTATCATACACCTTTTTAACGTGGGGCATCTCGGTGCGACAGGGGGCACACCAGGTCGCCCAGAAATCGACCAGGACTACCTTTCCTCTATACTGGCCGAAACTGATCGGCTTCCCGTCAGTCGCGGTAGCACTGAAATCGTCGGGAACCTTGCCGATCGCCAGGCTCTTCAAGATGCTCATCCTGTCGATCATGGACTGCGCCATCTGTTTCATCTTTGCGTCTGAACCGGATGCTTCTACTGCTTCGCGGAAGACCTTTTCCGCTTCGTCGAATCTCGTCATCGAGACATAGAGATTTCCCATGGAGAATTTCGCAATGCCCAGATCTTTCGGGTTTTTAGGAATATCCTTATCGAAATACAGAAGCAGATGTTTCTCGGCATCCTCCAACCGGTTAATGCTCGAATAAATCTGGCCAAGCATTAAATGCGCGTTTCCAGCAGCTTCTGTTCCCGGATGTTTCTCCAGAAATGCCAACAGCTCCCTTTCGGCCATGTCTATCAGCTTAGGCATCGGAGTCGAAGACCTCTTCGCCTCAAGTGATTTCATGATCCCATCGAACTCCTCGCGGGCTTTGTCGACTTCCTGCGCTGAAATCATCGCGGGAAGAACAAAACAGGCGACAAGGATCATAATAAAGTGTCTTTTCATGCCATTCCTTTCAAAACGGGGCGTACCAGATCACCGGCACGCCCCTTCCGTTAATCTAAAGAAACAGCCCCCCCTTGAGCCGTTCCTGACTATTTTTTCCCGCTACTGACCCTTACAGTACCACGAATCTGGGCTTCGATCTCTTCATACCCTGGATAGTTGGTGATGAACTTGATCGACCCCATGTATTTTCCCGATTCCGCCGACGGGCGCAGGCTGATCTTGCAGCTGTACGCCTTTCCGGGCCTTACTTCCCTCAGGTTCACAGTGATGTCATCCCTGCTGGGGATAACATCGAGGATCTTCAGGGAATCTCCCCTTGCCGCGATAATAGACACGACCTTTTCGAAACTCTTCGATACACCTTCCTGCATCCGCATCTCTCTCATTATGACCGTACCCGGATGCACCTGCACATCGGGAGTGATGACCATCCGGAATGCAAATTTCTTCTCGGGCAGATCAGCAAAATCCGTTTCCAGGATTATATCGCCCGTATACTGTCCGAAAGGAACTACGTCCCGCGTCCTTGTCTCGAGGCGATACTGTTTTCCACTCTCAATAGCCTCGAGCTTCACACTGATATGCTCTGTGAGAAATTCATAATCCTTACTCTTTTTGCTCCAGTGCCATCCGATGATCTGGACAGGCTTCTGCAGCTTGTTGGTGATCACGGTCTCTATTTTGAGTTCTTCGTTCGCAAAACCAGAAAGCGATAAACTTTTTGTAAAGTCGAAGACCTTCTTTACGACACCGGTGACCTTAAGGATGATCTTCGGGCTTTCGGGATCGTTCGTCGTTACGGTGAACGCTTTGGTGAACCGCCCTGGGTGTATCTTGAAACCTACTATTTTAATTCCTATTTTTCCTTCCTTCCCGGGAAGGATGACCTTGTCAAAGTCGGCCACTGAGCAGCCTCAGCCAGGCTTCACGTTATTGATGTGAAGCTCACCTACTCCGTTGTTTCTCACGATGAATTCGTAGGCTATATCGATGCCTTCGAAATACTCACCGAGGTCCACCTGTTTTTCCCTGACAAAGAACTTTGGCCCGTCCGTGCCAGCTGCCTGCAATGTGGCCGAGATGAATATCCCGCCCAGCACCAGCAGCAGCACCACGGCTACGGCCATTCTGCCAAGTCTCTCCATATCTTTCCTTCCGTTCACGCCCGACTTTTCCACGGTACAGCTTGCAGATCTCAAGCGCTGCCGGCCTATCCGCAGGCCGCGGAAAAGTTACAGGCCAAAAAGTACACTGCCCCGGTACCTGCATCACAGGCAAGACCCGCGAACAGGGGAGCGGGGACAGTTATCGTTCGGGTATATATTATATGTCATCGGAGCACGGTAGTTCCACTATTTTATTGTTCCGGAACAGCCATACCATAGTCATCAGAGTATCTGATCCTCCTCGATGGCCTTCCCGAAATCCTGCCAATCCACCAGAGTCCAGCCAGTTCAAGCATGATATCCTGTCCGCCCTGGACGATATATTCCCCGGTGATCTCTCTGAAATCCTCTATCGTCAGTCCTGATGTCTCCAGGTCAGACCTGAATTCATCCCTGTCTCCTTCAAGCGAGGAAATATATATCTTCAGCCCGTTTTCGCCGGGTACGATCTTATACTCGTCCCGGTACTCTCCGATCCATCTGATTCCGGTATCCGACAGAAGCCTCGATATCGTCATGACCGGAGCCGCCACAAGAAAACTCCTGTCTGAAAGGGTGTCATAATAGATCATCTCTTCATCTTCCCTGCCGAAGCGCGTCAGGAAATCGTCAAAGTCTCCCGGCTCCATCATCTGGATGATACAGACCAGGGAAGACTGTTCCTGTCCGCCATCTTCGAGACTCCTCAGCCATATCAGGAAATCCTCTCCCACCTCCCAGGGTAGTATGCTGCCAAACGGAAGAGCTATGAAAAAACTGTTCTCATCGAAAAGTCCTTCAATATATGAATCGGGAGGAGAGTCATAGCCCTCGTCGTATATTCCGGGCCAGTAGTGGTCTATGATGATTATCTCCACATGTCCGAGATTGAAATCCTTCGGTTCGTGGCGGACACAATGGTGGAAGAATCCGGTATAAGGTCCTGGAGGGTCGGGAATGATACGTTTGTTCCTCGGCCCTTTGGGCTTGCGCGGCCTGCGGGGCACAGAAGGATTGTTGGGTACCGATAGCCTGCGAGGCCTTTTGACCTCATCGTTGGAGCGCCTGCCGTGTTCGTCTCTCTCTTTCCTGTCTCTGGTCCTTTCGGGATCGACCTTCTTATTCCTGGTATCCTTATCGCGTTCGTGGTCTTTTCTTTTCGTTCGTTTATCATTTTCATCCGCGGCAGCCCGCCCGGACGCTGCCACCAGGGTCAGCGAAAAGGCCATTATCAGCGCGATCGAGACTATGGCAACTTTTTTCAGAAATACCGATCGGACTCTTCCCGGATATGATATCCCGATCTTGATCATGGATCCTCCCCCTCAGGATAAGCGGCAATTCCCTGTCTGCAGGACCTGTATAAAATATAGCAGAAAGAGGGCTCGAAGGGAAGGGCTGGCTGCAGACAGCGAGCGGAAGGTCGGGATCGTTCCGGGAAACTATTCTATTAATAGTGTCTTCCTGTGCTGATGTTACGTGGTAATGGGTGAACTGACCTCATACCGGGACAGGCAGCCGCGCTGACACGGGGGACCGGTGTCACAACTATGAAATAGATCAGGGTCAGTAGTATTCTTGATACGACGCTCCCGATCAGACGTGAGAGTCCGAACCAGAGATAGGCCGGATACTTGAAGAGCGCTGGCACGGTCATGTCGACGACAAGCAGTACGATCGCTATCTTTGCGTAGAGGATGTCGTCGAGGAAAAAGGTCAGAACAAGGCATATGAGGACGAAGGCCATGCCGTTGTCTTTCGCCTGCTCGTTCGATATCGAACGAGGAAATATCCCTGCCCGGTGGTCACTCCGACCTTTCCGAAAAAAACCGGATGAACTTTTTCTTTGCTTTACTTTTCAGATAAAGTAGATTTATTTTGGTATGGAAATAATGTGGCGTGCTTTCCTTCTGGAAGCGTGCCTTCAAGACCCTCCCGCGTCCCCTGTGAGATTGGGTTGATCCCCACAGAAACGGGAATGGAAAAGAGGAGATAGATATGCCAGCATACAGTGAAAAAGTAATGGATCATTTCATGAACCCGAGAAATGTCGGGGATCTCGAAAATCCTGATGGAGTAGGAGAAGTCGGGAACCCCGTCTGCGGTGACATGATGACATTCATGATAAGGGTCGTTGACGACAGGCTCGAGGAAGTCCGGTTCAGGACATTCGGCTGCGGCGCTGCTATTGCCGTTTCCTCCATGATCAGCGAAATGGCTACGGGCAAGACCCTTGACGAGGCCATGAAAATAACTAACGCAAGGGTCGCCGAGGAACTCGACGGGCTGCCAGGGCACAAGATGCACTGCTCCAATCTCGGAGCCGATGCACTGCACAAGGCTATCGAAGACTACAGACACAGCCTCAAAACGGGAGAACCAGCCTCTCTACCAAGCCCGAGAGAGGCCGAACATACAGAAAATAAATGTCCTTTCTGCGACGCATCGGTGGAAGAGTCTTCCGAATTCTGCAAATCCTGCAAGGCTGAGTTCACCGCGTGCACCAAATGTGGAAAAATAGCGGACAACTCGAAAGACGAGTGTCCCCATTGCGGAACCAGTTTGAAAAAGTAACTACCGCCGGGATCACACAAGGATCTATTCCACCCCGGCTTTCGTGACAAGGCGGACCAGCCTTATGCCCAGAAGTGAATTAGTTGAAAAAATCCGCGGCTTGAGGGCGGAAAAGGACGCCGTTATACTGGCGCACAATTACCAGCCAGCCGAGATACAGGATATTGCCGATCACATCGGCGACTCTCTCGATCTCAGTCGGCTTGCCTCGACCCTTCCGAACAATATAATTATCTTCTGCGGTGTCCATTTCATGGCCGAAACGGCTGCCATACTTTCTCCGGATAAAAGGATCATCCTGCCGGATCCGGACGCGGGGTGCCCGATGGCAGACATGCTCGACGCGGAGCAATTAAAAGCCTTCCAGGAAAAACACCCCGGATCAGTGACGATAATGTATGTAAACTCCACAGCCGCAGTGAAGGCCCTTACAGATGTCTGCTGTACTTCAGCCAATGTTGTTGAACTCATGGATTCGGTCCCGAAGGATAATGATATCATCTTTGGACCCGACCGGTATCTTGGCGGATGGGCCGCATCGCGGACAGGCCGCACCGTCCACCTGTGGAACGGGTATTGCCCCTCCCATCAGAGGATTTTGCCAGAAGAGATCAGGGCTCTTCGAGAGGAATTCCCGGACGCTGTCGTAATGGTACACCCTGAAGTCAACCCGAAGATCGCGGCTGAAGCAGACATCCTTCTCGGTACCGGGGGGATGATAAGGTACGCTGGCAAAAGCAGCGCATCCACATTCATAGTGGGAACCGAAGTCGGAATGATATACAGGCTTGCAAAGCTCTACCCCGACAAGCGATTCTTGCCTGCGTCGCCGAACGCCCTCTGCCCGAACATGAAGAAGATATCCCTGGAAAAGATAGCCCGGTCCCTCGAAACACTTCAGCCCGTGATCGCTGTAGATCAGGAAACAGCTTCGGCGGCCCGCCTTTCGATCGAACGGATGATCGGCACCTCCTGAACGGTACTGAGTCTCAGGCTGCCTTGAACAGATCCTCTCCAGAAGGAACCTCCGATCTTTTTTTATTTTTCCCTCAATATTTCCCGCATAAGAGCCGAAGTATAAAGAAAATATAATGTTTGACAGAACCCCGACGCTGGATTATAAAAGTCAATCATATGTTTTTCGTGTCTTGAGCTGGATACGTTTCGTGCCTTTAACCAGGGAAGGAAAGTGACATGAACAGAACTATCAGTTTTATGATCACCCTGTCTCTAATCATCGTCCTCGCGGTACCTGCCCTCGCCGGAGAAGATTGCAAGGACAAGAATTTTGGCTTCAAGTTCGGTGGAAACCTGAAGACCAGCTTTATCTACGACATGACGAGGATGTACCCCGGCAACTATGCCCTTTACGTCCCCGCCTTCGAAGGTGAAAACAACAGCGAGCTCTTCCTCACTGCCCGCGAATCGAGGCTCGGATTCGATTTCTGGTGGAAGGACGAGGATTGGACCACAAAAGCTTATATGGAGTTCGACTTTCAGAACAACGGGCCTACCGAGAACAAGCCTGTTCCCATGCTGAGGCACGCCTACATGAAGTTCGGCAAGTGCAACTGGACGATCCTCGCCGGACAGACCTGGGATATCATCTCTCCCCTGAACCCTGCGACCGCAAACTACTCGGTCCTGTGGTACCAGGGGAATGTCGGTTACCGCCGCGCGCAGCTTCGCTTCACCACCTGGGCCGATGCGGGAGAGAACGGCAAGATCAAGTTCGATGCCGGTATCATGAGGAATATCACCGGTAATCGTTACGATTTCTATGATGAATCCAACACATCCTCGGTAGCGCTGGTCGAAGATGGCGCCGACTCCGGAATTCCGACCTTCCAGGGCCGTCTCGGTTTCGCCACGAAGATGGGCGAGGAAGGCAAACTCAGCATCGGTGTTTCGGGACACTATGGCAGCGAGACCTACGGCACCGAAGACTCCGTGTCTGTCGACTCCTGGTCGTTCAACACCGACCTGTCCGTCGCGGTGAACAAGAAGATCGCCCTGAAAGGCGAGTTCTTCATGGGCGAGAACATGAGCCAGTATCTCGGTGGCATCGGCCAGAGCTACAATCCTCTCGGCGACGCGCTTCCTACGATGGGTGGCTGGGGGATGATCTCTCTCAAACCCAAAGCCTGTGTGACATTCAACCTCGGCTACGGTTTTGACGATCCCGATGAGGCTGAATGGCTCTGCCCGGACAACTCTGGAGCATACTCGATGAAAGACCTCAATTCCGAATTCTTCGGCAACGTCTTCTACAGCGTCAACAAGAACATCACGGCGATCTTCGAGGTCGCCTTAACGAAGACGGAGTACCTCAGCAGAGTCAATGACGGCACTGACGTCACCGACACACTTACCGAATACGATAATCTGCGTTTCCAGTTCGCACTGAAGTGCGCGCTTAAATAATCGTCTCGCGCTGCCTTGCGGCAGGAGATGTGTTATTATTATCGAAAGGCTCCCGGACGATTCCGGGAGCCTTTTTTATAGAACATGTTCGAAACACAGTATAATCGATTTTCCAATAGCCGGGTACTAGCGCGTGAGAATCATTGTTTTCGTTTCCGTTGTCTTCCCTGCTTCCAGCTTATAGTAGTAGGCACCAGATGCTTGTGGGATACCGCGGGAGTTCTGCCCACCCCAGATGGTCTCATGCCATCCAGGAGAAAGAACTTCATCGACAAGACGGGTTATCAACCGACCGGCCACATCGTAGACAGCAAGGCTGACATGGCTGTCGCCGGGAAGGAAATACCGGATCGTGGTCGACGGATTGAACGGGTTAGGGTAATTCTGGCCCAGAATGACCTTTCCTTCGGGAACAGACATGAAATCACTCCTGAAAAGAAGTGTCCTGGACTGATGGCTGACGAGAAACACGTCGTATTGATACCTTATCGATCGCATTGCTGTCAGGTCTAAGCAGCGGACTGTCAGCCCATCCTGAATAATCGCCTCACCAGGCATGGTGAAGACAGAACCATCTGCGCCGTTCCGCCTCTCCACTTCGAACCTGTCGCCCTCATCCAGCGTAGAGAGAGTCCACCGGATCAATATCCCGTCATCGACCGGTTCAGCAATATGCGACTGGAGTAGAGTAGCGACCGTGTTCTCAGAAGACACCCAGACATCCGACAGATGGTCAGTCGTTCCCGCACTGAAAGGGATCCATATCCACTCGTCATTATCTTCCCAGTAATAAGTATGAATTATTGTCCCGTCGTCTCCGACACCCCAGATGTCCCCGGCACTGCTTCCATGAATCGCCCGGATGTCAGGCCCGTCTGGAGTTGTCATCTCTGTGAGTTCAAAAGTGTTCTCATTATAATGGTATACGCTGCCGTTCGACCTGCAAAGGTAAAGATCAGAATTGCTTGTTCCCCAGAGACAATTGAAATAATATGGGGCCAGACCGCAAGGATCTCCGGCGCAGTCGAAATCCACGGACCCCATATGTCCGACATTGGTGTTCCATTCGATGATATGAGCATAAGGATAATTGGAAGTGGCATAGACGAACCCATCCCCTAAACCATGGAAAGGGCCATACGATTCGTATGTCGCTTCAGTGATACAGGTTTCGACATCAAGGGGATCGAGGTAGTAAAGCCTCACTTCATCGCCCACATACGGATGCCCCTGGATCACCCTCGTCGTCACGAAGAACCACCCATTCTCCGAAGCCCATCCTTTATTGATTATGCCTGTCCCAAAAGTGGCAACAGGGTCCCAGGAAAACCCGTCGAAATGGAACACGACACAGTAGCGGTTATCAGGCCCCCAATACCAGTCAAAATCGTCAGGAGTCACCGTGCCGAAGGCAAAGATGTCGTCCGACCCATACCCCATCACATCGT harbors:
- a CDS encoding metalloregulator ArsR/SmtB family transcription factor — its product is MDYRKSSEILKAVSHPARMEIIDRLQRNGCNVSLIQRNLGLPQSTISQHLKILKNAGIISSRREGTRVCYKIEIPEVRRIIKMLKKA
- a CDS encoding redoxin domain-containing protein codes for the protein MKRHFIMILVACFVLPAMISAQEVDKAREEFDGIMKSLEAKRSSTPMPKLIDMAERELLAFLEKHPGTEAAGNAHLMLGQIYSSINRLEDAEKHLLLYFDKDIPKNPKDLGIAKFSMGNLYVSMTRFDEAEKVFREAVEASGSDAKMKQMAQSMIDRMSILKSLAIGKVPDDFSATATDGKPISFGQYRGKVVLVDFWATWCAPCRTEMPHVKKVYDKYNPKGFEIIGISMDDNKAKLDEYIKNKSIKWRQIFDGKGWKSELGQKYAVASIPTTLLLDREGVIRYKNLRGDELEKAVKELTGN
- a CDS encoding DUF1573 domain-containing protein — translated: MADFDKVILPGKEGKIGIKIVGFKIHPGRFTKAFTVTTNDPESPKIILKVTGVVKKVFDFTKSLSLSGFANEELKIETVITNKLQKPVQIIGWHWSKKSKDYEFLTEHISVKLEAIESGKQYRLETRTRDVVPFGQYTGDIILETDFADLPEKKFAFRMVITPDVQVHPGTVIMREMRMQEGVSKSFEKVVSIIAARGDSLKILDVIPSRDDITVNLREVRPGKAYSCKISLRPSAESGKYMGSIKFITNYPGYEEIEAQIRGTVRVSSGKK
- the nifU gene encoding Fe-S cluster assembly scaffold protein NifU encodes the protein MPAYSEKVMDHFMNPRNVGDLENPDGVGEVGNPVCGDMMTFMIRVVDDRLEEVRFRTFGCGAAIAVSSMISEMATGKTLDEAMKITNARVAEELDGLPGHKMHCSNLGADALHKAIEDYRHSLKTGEPASLPSPREAEHTENKCPFCDASVEESSEFCKSCKAEFTACTKCGKIADNSKDECPHCGTSLKK
- the nadA gene encoding quinolinate synthase NadA, which gives rise to MPRSELVEKIRGLRAEKDAVILAHNYQPAEIQDIADHIGDSLDLSRLASTLPNNIIIFCGVHFMAETAAILSPDKRIILPDPDAGCPMADMLDAEQLKAFQEKHPGSVTIMYVNSTAAVKALTDVCCTSANVVELMDSVPKDNDIIFGPDRYLGGWAASRTGRTVHLWNGYCPSHQRILPEEIRALREEFPDAVVMVHPEVNPKIAAEADILLGTGGMIRYAGKSSASTFIVGTEVGMIYRLAKLYPDKRFLPASPNALCPNMKKISLEKIARSLETLQPVIAVDQETASAARLSIERMIGTS
- a CDS encoding T9SS type A sorting domain-containing protein; the protein is MGSRRSFWTAVVILGFVLTCWTSIAQADVWVLGVDPDTGTKSILRNTGTTFDLVTDAPSCTGYYSVWGAASNDVYIAPGESYLLHFNGSGWEEIDVTGNFTPDLIDNLRIYDVMGYGSDDIFAFGTVTPDDFDWYWGPDNRYCVVFHFDGFSWDPVATFGTGIINKGWASENGWFFVTTRVIQGHPYVGDEVRLYYLDPLDVETCITEATYESYGPFHGLGDGFVYATSNYPYAHIIEWNTNVGHMGSVDFDCAGDPCGLAPYYFNCLWGTSNSDLYLCRSNGSVYHYNENTFELTEMTTPDGPDIRAIHGSSAGDIWGVGDDGTIIHTYYWEDNDEWIWIPFSAGTTDHLSDVWVSSENTVATLLQSHIAEPVDDGILIRWTLSTLDEGDRFEVERRNGADGSVFTMPGEAIIQDGLTVRCLDLTAMRSIRYQYDVFLVSHQSRTLLFRSDFMSVPEGKVILGQNYPNPFNPSTTIRYFLPGDSHVSLAVYDVAGRLITRLVDEVLSPGWHETIWGGQNSRGIPQASGAYYYKLEAGKTTETKTMILTR